Genomic segment of Vanacampus margaritifer isolate UIUO_Vmar chromosome 13, RoL_Vmar_1.0, whole genome shotgun sequence:
cGAGTGGACTCAGAAGGCCAGAGTATCTAAAACCCAAACAACCAGAGGAGGAGCAGTAAACATCGTACTTCATACCAGAAAAGCTGCGATTAGTCTCATACCATCTCATCTCAATCGCCAGAATGTAGAGCATGTGCAGACCGAAGCAGTTGAGAGCATAGGCATTGACAGTAGGTTTGACGAAGGAGGACACTGACGTGATGACGGTAACCACCAGGATGAGCCTTGAGAAGGTGGACCTgtccatgacaaaaaaatatagacCTGTAGGacctgtttatttaaaaaatcattaaccTTTTCAAGCCATCTCAaggttaataataaataacgtTTGAGGCGGAGCTCCATTGTAAGAAGTCCCGTTTTTGCCAGTTTGCGTTTAAGATGGCAACGCTGTATTGTCTTGTTGACAGTGACCCCTGTTGGAGCTGTCAGACAGGCTCCTCCGGCAACACAGGTTAGGTTTCAGAGTGGCGTGTGCTCAATTAATGAATAGCTTTTCCTTTTATTAGAAGGCATTAGAGTGAGCAAGCATAACAGTTTCTTGAATGATGGCACAGATTGTAATACAGTTGGCGTGGGCTTGTTGTTGTGTTACCTGTCCTTTATAAAAGAAGGAAACATCCTGCGTGGGAACCATAAGGCGTGTCCCACTGCCAACGCCCACAAGATTGACAGCTCATCCAGCATCTGGCCAACAAAACTCAAAGTCATGTGGAAGTAGGCAGAGAAGATACCTgcgggaagaaaaaaactattcatTATGTACGTATCACTTTACATAGCAAGTATGATTGAGAAGAATATAAGGAGATGGACATAATTATCAATTAGATCAAGTTACCAGCAAGAATTATATCAATTGAGTGGAAAATATTATTGCGTTAtcgcacaggtgtcaaactcagcGCTTAGGGGCCGGATCCGgcccgccacatcattttatgtggtccGCAAAAGCAACTTATGTGCATTGACTTCACGTTTCTTGCTAATATAACAGTGTAagtaaagaaagtaaaaaccctgaaacagcttgactttagccacaggtgcttacTCAACAGGAGACGAGCTTGTTTACCTTCCaattgagtagaagcacctgtggctaatgACAatctgtagcagggtttttactttgtggacctggattccccaaccctgtcgCCGTGTGCCGTTAACGTTAATTAATGCTCTTACACCACACATTTGACAATATGTTCACCGACAATTACGAGTCCCGTCACGGCGGCGTCAACTAAACAGTCTAGTACTAAGATTGACTTGTGATAGGCAGTTTGTCGCCACAGGGGCATTCAGAAAAAACATTCATAGTAAAGTAGAAGAAGCTAGGATAACTGTTAGCATAACTAACATTGTGGAGCAAACCCTTCTCCTTGTTGTTTCAAATACTCATCTAAACAAGCTGCTCTTCTATTTTTCAAGTCCAGCAACAGCTCAATGCAAAGGAaagttatttatatagcacaatTCAATATGCTTCACACAAAAAGGAACAACACCTTTTACAAACAGAACAGCTGTAAACATTCATACACAAAGCAAAGAGAAGAAAGGTAGCTTATTAAAATTACTGAAAGAACACATATTGATGACATTTTAACGTAATTATAAACCAAGGATTTAGGACACTTAATTACCTATGGTTCCGTTTTATGTCACCATCTCAGATAGTCACTGCATTGGCCAAACTCTGTATTAACGCAACaatattttaacgtctttgatCGTCTGTCCCAAGTTTTTTCAGAgcagataaaaaacaaacaattgaatTAAGGATGTATGGAGGAAAAATTACTTGCCTACAAATAACATCATGACCCAGACGAGGTGGATTGCCAGATTCCTTTCTTTGGCGTAAGGGTGAAGAAGGTAGAGCATGATGGGAGATATAATGAAGAAAATTAAGCTGCTCATctgtgaggagaaaaaaaccAAGCTTTTCACCTTAGAATACAAGCCCACCAGGATTTCTTCTCACTGTGTTAGATTGTCAATATTCAGCCATTAAGAATAGGAATCTCACAGTGTTAAAGAACTCCACCACATGTACAGAGTGTTTGTAGTTGTCTTCACACCAGTCGACCTCTGAACTCTCATAGGAGAAAACTCCAGCCATCCTTTCACTTGAATAGACACCTGATAGACAGATTGGCAGAAACTCCAGCTAAACCAAAATCTGGGGGAGGTATCGTAGGTGGTTTATGGAAATTGACTCTCCCTTTGTGCCATTGCATTCAAATATGCATTTGCTCACTTTCACAAAGCCTCTGTATATTTTAAACTTACTGCGATGAATGAAAGTGCTGCTAATACCTGAGGTGCTGCGAGTAATTAAGTATTTTTGTAAGTTTGGGTCttgaaattacaatttaaatgctGAAGAAATCCTAAAGCTTTtcctgtcttttgtttttgttcattttcattctCAGCCAATATGGTTACATAGAAAGCAAAAGTTATGTAAGATTAGATCAGATTTGAATAGATAATGTCCACTGTGTCTAAGTACCAACCAATTTATCAAGATGCATGAGCTCAAGGTTGTGATTTCCTACATCAGTTTACAGTAACAGCTTTATTGTTAATACAATACTCCTATTATAAAAAAGAACAGAACAGCGTCACAAGTTATTTTAGAAATGAACTTGTCCTACCTCCCATGCCCTACTTGCTTCCAGTGCCTTCCAGTGTCTAGAAATTCTGCAATGCTCCAGGTGACTCACCAGGTGAAGTTTAGGGTGTGCAGGGTGGAGCATCGAGACGCGCGCGATCCCGTTGCACCAAAGTGTGACGTCACTAATGAGCGCGCGCATAATTATGATGCCACGAGATTATCCAAACAGAATGGACAAACCTCCACCGCCACCCTCTCTGAATGGTTTCTTTGCTGGATAGACAAGAATTATGACGTAAAACTACAGATGAGACTAAAAAAAGCTGCACTTGCGCGTCGCTGTACAGGTTGTTTCTGAGAAAAGGCGGATCAACCGGTCCTGCCTGTGCTATGTTTgtacatgtgcgtgtgtgcctgtCTTACTTTTCATTATATAATTGGGACATAACATTTGCAATCTGTTACATCGCGATTTGTCTTAACGtttaatgtaaaaacaaataaaaatatatttaaaaaattcaaagtttAGTCTTAAAATAAGGCAATGTCTGGTGTGAGTACCATTTGTCTCACGCATTTATTGTACAGGTTGGTGTATAAGAAATATAATGTAAGTGCAACAACATCAGTACAGTTATTTATGAATACATAATATTGTCACTTAGCtcttatattttttgtttttgtgtacaaCATCTATCCTGACGCAATCCTCCCATTTCTCCAAGCTTGTGATGCATATTGGGGCACTGGCTGGAAATCTAACTTGCATTGTTTGCATTAAGGGAACAGCATCCACTACACAATAGTGTATTACTATAATGATTACAGAACTTAAAAATTCAATTGTTCATTTCTGTAGTTGGAAATGTGCCTTTCTGAGAATTTCAATGAGTTTGAGGGAACTATTCCTTTCTACCCATCCATTATGCTTCCTCAAATGATAAATTGATTGAGCACAACAGTGTAGTTTGAAAAGGTAGTAATGTAAAAACTTGATTCAAGTGAAATGAATCACAAGATATGATAAATCGGGTCCaaattctatccatccatcatctaccgcttatccggggtcgggtcgcgggggcagcagcttgaGCAGGGAAgcacagacttccctctccccagccaaccagctcctctgacgggatcccaaggcgttcccaggccagccgagagacatagtctctctatTGTGGTCCAAATTCTACTTGATGTAATAATCAAGATGCACTTTTCttaagaaatgaaaacaaatcatcACGAAATGGCCAAAATAGAGGGTGCAAGTCCAtccttgagagcccctatccatcttgttttagatgtctccctcctacACCAcgcctgaatcaaatgatcagcttaTCAGCAAGTTTTGCAGaggcctgataacaatcctggccatatgaatcaggtgtgttggaggaaggaaacatggaaaacaggactTGGACACTCCTGGCCAAAATGAACAGAGAAAATCCAACCACTAGGCTTTTGTCAACTTTTGTAGTGAACTGCTGCTAAATATACTTACTGTATATGATGTCAGCAACATTAAAACCAAGACTGGCAACCAGAAATAACGtattttaattttccatatgaaaacaaaaacacacattgacATGGATGGTGTGTTAAATTATCCAAAAGTAAAGTATATCCGCTTTATTGAGAAATACAAAGGCTCTACCAACAGTTCCGTACCAAAGGCTTTAATTTATCTCAAGATAGAGTAAtgtatattgttaaactgtTATATGCCCATTGTTTATCATGAAAACATGAAGAATGGAATCCAACAGTATGGCTGTAAACAGCGTTAACACCATAAtgcaatgcagcaattagtctCATTTTACTTGATGGTCTGTAACTGAACCTTAGTCCATAGAACAATAATGGGCCAGTAGTCAAAGATCTTGTTGCTAGGTCATTTAAAACAGGATAGTCCAAGACAATAACACAGATGAAACCTAACACTTGGTCGTAGGGTCTGTGTTTTAACTGTCGGGAATATAATGGCTCCTTCAGTCTTTGGAGCACTCAACCAGGTTAGATTGACTTGACAACCAGTCCTGGTTAAATCTTTTCCACGTAGTTACCAGGGAAGAGACCTTCTTTTCCTCGAATTCTGCCAGTCCACCATCCCGATGGATCTTTACAATGAAACAACACAGATAGCTCACAAAGAGTTGGGGATATTGTGCTTTTGGTTGAAATGTCatgatgaacctaaaatgtacTGTAACATTTATAGGTGAACTTCATTTGACTTTCTCTAAACATTAGAATGCACATGACCAACTATTCAAAGTTACAATGCTTTATGCTTTTTAAGCAGCTAATCTGCAGAGTTTATAGTGAATTTGACTTTCATCCTGAATTTTCACCCCAAAGGAGAAtattataatttgttttaagTGATATTTTATCCACTCTCCATCCTCCATCCTAATGGTCCACTCACCTTCTTTGACAAGGTCAAACACGTCATTGAACTCAAAGCTGATCTCGTCAGTGTCCTGCCCAATG
This window contains:
- the acer1 gene encoding alkaline ceramidase 1 isoform X2 — protein: MGGVYSSERMAGVFSYESSEVDWCEDNYKHSVHVVEFFNTMSSLIFFIISPIMLYLLHPYAKERNLAIHLVWVMMLFVGIFSAYFHMTLSFVGQMLDELSILWALAVGHALWFPRRMFPSFIKDRSTFSRLILVVTVITSVSSFVKPTVNAYALNCFGLHMLYILAIEMRCCTDQKALTLAKWSAALWILAISCWISDRFGCGFWQRLNFCYLHGIWHILIVIAVAYASTLIAYLDANYEIPYSLPELQYWPCDKLPLGLPHIVLRGTTKTFKRC
- the acer1 gene encoding alkaline ceramidase 1 isoform X1 yields the protein MRALISDVTLWCNGIARVSMLHPAHPKLHLVSHLEHCRISRHWKALEASRAWEMSSLIFFIISPIMLYLLHPYAKERNLAIHLVWVMMLFVGIFSAYFHMTLSFVGQMLDELSILWALAVGHALWFPRRMFPSFIKDRSTFSRLILVVTVITSVSSFVKPTVNAYALNCFGLHMLYILAIEMRCCTDQKALTLAKWSAALWILAISCWISDRFGCGFWQRLNFCYLHGIWHILIVIAVAYASTLIAYLDANYEIPYSLPELQYWPCDKLPLGLPHIVLRGTTKTFKRC